In Candidatus Poribacteria bacterium, the following are encoded in one genomic region:
- a CDS encoding CRISPR system precrRNA processing endoribonuclease RAMP protein Cas6: protein MRHLWIRLPVRRECEERCEFSERRVYSKCFETPVPEDSPMLRGQPFAPHPFVLEPPRIGKSDFAPGDTFTCHLTLIGDAINLLPWIVFAFDQMGKRRIGLQDERGQCQLEKVESLPAHRSDSRQTIYTAASEMLTDDGIILRLDDVMQGAPHITDEMELAFLTPTSIKVNGKWTSHLTFEHLIRNLLRRIRFLNYFHCGEDLDTDIDAHGLIAAAQSVRHTSRLQWLQRGRYSHRAKAVVPMSGFMGTIRFEGDVTPFLPFIFLGEHLHIGHHTAFGYGQYRVIDVR from the coding sequence ATGAGACATCTTTGGATACGCCTTCCCGTTCGTAGGGAATGTGAGGAACGGTGCGAGTTCTCAGAACGGCGCGTCTATTCCAAATGCTTTGAAACGCCTGTTCCGGAGGATAGTCCGATGCTCCGCGGACAACCCTTTGCCCCGCATCCGTTTGTCCTTGAGCCACCACGCATTGGGAAATCGGACTTTGCACCGGGCGATACCTTCACTTGCCACCTGACACTCATCGGTGACGCAATCAATCTGTTGCCGTGGATAGTCTTCGCCTTCGATCAGATGGGGAAACGCCGGATCGGACTCCAGGACGAACGCGGGCAGTGTCAACTGGAGAAGGTCGAAAGTTTACCCGCACATCGCAGCGATAGCCGCCAGACAATTTACACGGCAGCCTCCGAGATGCTGACGGATGACGGCATCATTCTTCGGCTTGACGATGTGATGCAAGGTGCACCTCATATCACGGACGAAATGGAATTGGCGTTTCTCACACCGACGAGCATCAAGGTCAACGGGAAGTGGACGAGCCATTTGACGTTTGAACACCTCATCCGGAATCTGCTCCGGCGGATCCGGTTCCTGAATTATTTCCATTGTGGGGAAGACTTGGACACAGACATAGATGCACACGGCTTGATTGCGGCAGCGCAGTCGGTTCGGCATACATCCCGTTTGCAGTGGCTGCAGCGGGGTCGCTACTCTCATCGAGCGAAAGCCGTGGTGCCGATGAGCGGGTTCATGGGCACCATCCGTTTTGAAGGGGACGTGACACCCTTCCTGCCGTTTATTTTCCTCGGCGAGCATCTACACATCGGGCATCACACGGCGTTCGGATATGGACAGTATCGCGTCATTGACGTGCGATGA
- a CDS encoding Rieske (2Fe-2S) protein, with protein sequence MPKYVVATPDEIPPGESKIVEIGGRSIGVFNIDGEYFAIRNSCPHQGGPLCSGLVTGFLESPVPGEYNYTRQGEILRCPWHSWEFDIKTGQSWWSPAQRRVRKYEVQVESGENIEASNSGPEKGPYVADTFPVTVEQQYVVIEID encoded by the coding sequence ATGCCTAAATACGTAGTAGCAACCCCAGACGAAATCCCTCCCGGCGAAAGTAAGATCGTCGAAATCGGCGGACGCTCCATCGGTGTTTTCAATATTGATGGCGAGTACTTCGCTATCCGTAATAGCTGCCCACACCAAGGCGGACCCCTCTGCAGTGGGCTGGTCACCGGATTTTTAGAGTCCCCTGTACCAGGCGAATATAACTACACCCGTCAAGGTGAAATTCTCCGATGCCCATGGCACAGTTGGGAATTCGACATCAAAACCGGACAATCCTGGTGGAGTCCCGCACAACGACGCGTCAGAAAATACGAAGTCCAAGTCGAGAGCGGAGAGAACATCGAGGCATCCAATTCTGGACCCGAAAAAGGTCCCTATGTTGCCGATACCTTTCCCGTCACTGTCGAACAACAATACGTCGTCATCGAAATCGACTAA
- a CDS encoding phytanoyl-CoA dioxygenase family protein has protein sequence MGILSKDQRKQWKTEGYFVLKGVLSPEEVQALSATVDEMDAEFRKGENVTADSLFDKRNVMEDNDIFVDLMDHPATFPIVRELMGDYIQLSMSEVIVRPPNPKDQGYLHTDGGQAMRTIRVSRSSSPLQVKIHYFLTDLEDQDSGNFTVVPGSHNRTFPETGVKDGPYIPEAVQLCVKAGDAAVFPHALWHGVVANRSEHARKTLIYCYSHHCFRPFDYEKATPELMERCTPRQRRLIGDIGDWRPGSYFYSPGDQEKLISGLEEDG, from the coding sequence ATGGGAATTTTATCGAAGGATCAACGTAAACAGTGGAAGACAGAGGGGTACTTCGTTTTGAAAGGGGTGCTCTCTCCTGAAGAGGTCCAAGCATTGTCAGCAACGGTAGATGAGATGGATGCGGAGTTTCGGAAAGGCGAAAATGTCACTGCCGATTCCCTTTTCGACAAGCGAAATGTGATGGAGGACAACGATATTTTCGTGGATCTAATGGACCATCCAGCAACGTTTCCGATTGTGCGTGAGTTGATGGGTGACTACATCCAGCTGAGTATGTCGGAAGTCATCGTGCGTCCCCCGAACCCGAAAGATCAAGGGTATCTGCATACGGACGGCGGGCAGGCGATGCGGACGATTCGGGTCAGCAGATCGAGTTCACCGCTACAGGTCAAAATCCATTATTTCTTGACGGATCTTGAAGATCAGGACAGTGGCAACTTTACGGTTGTGCCGGGGAGCCATAATCGGACGTTTCCAGAAACGGGAGTCAAGGACGGTCCCTATATCCCTGAAGCCGTGCAGCTGTGTGTGAAGGCAGGCGATGCTGCGGTTTTTCCGCATGCGTTGTGGCACGGGGTTGTCGCGAACCGCTCGGAACACGCCCGGAAGACGCTAATTTATTGCTACAGCCATCACTGTTTCCGCCCGTTCGATTACGAAAAGGCGACACCCGAACTGATGGAGCGATGCACGCCACGGCAGCGCAGGTTAATCGGGGACATCGGGGATTGGAGACCGGGATCTTATTTCTATTCGCCGGGTGATCAGGAAAAATTAATCAGCGGGTTAGAAGAAGATGGTTAG
- a CDS encoding aspartate aminotransferase family protein has translation MNYRDILEKIRLAFPQPVSDPIHDSYFVHSVMRALDQVDVLKTDLPILGTIVPGDFAAARQANLPDAMSSVEEVTTTLVNYLQGMTIFGHPRTQQNVIPPPTIPSLIGILIASLYNPNMVWDEYSHLVALAEVEVTGMTSKMVGYDPERATGVFTFGGTGTTLYGVKLGLEKACPETIRTGTPEDVVVFVSDAGHYCATNIVGWLGIGTNNLVTILTTDENEMDLARFEQEVRKALENGKKIAAIIATLGTTDAFGLDDLESIVALRDRLIEEFQLDYQPHIHADAVIGWAWSVFNDYPLEENPLGFRPRTVRALAGACRRIRHLGLADSIGIDFHKTGFTPYTSSLVLIKNREDLDLVKRHPEQMPYLYHFGEHRPGMYTLETSRSGTPVLAALANLQLFGEQGLRAILGHIVEMTQLLREYLEGRAGTTVLNRDNFGTVTLFRVYPEGIDTFSVKEQEFGDPAYRESLLAHNAYNRDIYQYVHSEAMAGRGVFISTTDCYRHTTYGEPIVALKSYILSPFVDEADVKTVVDKVLEAREKLGKGS, from the coding sequence GTGAACTACCGTGATATTTTAGAGAAGATACGGCTTGCATTCCCGCAACCCGTATCTGATCCGATACATGACTCCTACTTCGTGCATTCTGTGATGCGTGCCCTGGACCAGGTCGATGTCCTCAAAACAGATTTGCCAATCCTCGGAACCATCGTTCCTGGCGACTTTGCAGCAGCACGACAGGCGAACTTACCTGACGCGATGTCCTCTGTAGAAGAGGTTACCACCACGCTTGTCAATTATCTGCAAGGGATGACGATCTTTGGACACCCGCGGACGCAACAGAACGTTATCCCACCGCCAACGATTCCGAGCCTGATCGGGATCCTGATCGCCTCGCTCTACAACCCGAATATGGTGTGGGATGAATATAGCCATCTCGTAGCGTTAGCCGAAGTGGAGGTCACCGGGATGACCTCAAAAATGGTGGGATATGATCCAGAACGCGCGACGGGTGTCTTTACCTTCGGCGGCACGGGGACAACGCTCTACGGCGTGAAACTCGGTTTAGAAAAGGCGTGCCCAGAGACAATACGCACGGGGACCCCGGAGGACGTTGTCGTTTTTGTGTCGGACGCGGGGCATTACTGTGCGACGAATATTGTCGGGTGGCTCGGCATCGGCACAAACAATCTCGTAACGATCCTGACGACCGATGAAAACGAAATGGATCTCGCTCGCTTCGAGCAAGAGGTGCGCAAGGCATTAGAAAACGGGAAGAAAATTGCTGCCATTATCGCGACATTGGGCACTACGGATGCGTTCGGGTTAGACGATTTAGAGAGCATCGTGGCGTTACGCGACAGACTCATAGAGGAATTTCAACTCGACTACCAGCCTCATATTCACGCCGATGCCGTGATCGGCTGGGCGTGGTCGGTGTTCAACGACTATCCGCTTGAGGAGAACCCGTTAGGTTTCCGACCGCGCACTGTCCGTGCCTTAGCGGGTGCCTGCCGGCGGATACGACATCTCGGACTCGCGGATTCTATCGGTATTGATTTCCACAAGACGGGTTTTACGCCGTATACCTCCAGTCTTGTCCTCATCAAAAATCGGGAGGACCTGGATTTGGTGAAACGGCACCCCGAACAGATGCCGTATCTCTATCATTTTGGCGAGCATCGTCCTGGCATGTACACGCTGGAAACTTCCAGATCCGGAACTCCCGTGCTCGCCGCTCTGGCGAATCTCCAGTTATTCGGTGAACAGGGCTTGCGCGCCATCCTCGGGCACATCGTTGAAATGACGCAACTCCTTCGGGAGTATCTCGAAGGACGCGCCGGCACCACTGTGCTCAACCGAGATAACTTTGGGACCGTCACGCTCTTCCGCGTCTATCCAGAAGGGATAGACACTTTCTCCGTCAAGGAACAGGAGTTTGGGGACCCCGCCTATCGGGAAAGTCTGCTTGCACACAACGCCTACAACCGAGACATCTACCAATACGTCCATTCCGAAGCCATGGCAGGCAGGGGAGTCTTCATCTCTACAACCGACTGCTACCGGCACACCACCTATGGCGAACCGATTGTTGCGTTAAAATCGTATATTCTCTCCCCGTTCGTCGATGAAGCCGATGTCAAAACCGTTGTTGACAAGGTGCTGGAAGCGAGAGAAAAATTAGGTAAAGGTTCGTAG
- a CDS encoding amidohydrolase has product MENTTTKRSNVGRSSQAHIAKSVIDCDIHNSVPPGGLSPYLSERWQEHYKTFGLRGRIGGYYPRALLNAARRDAWPPSGLAPGADLGFMQEQLLDAFDIEYGVLTPLMPVGEQLNLELGAALARAVNDWQAADWVEVDPRLRASIVPPYEDGDLAAEEVHRCGPNPAFVQLLLLARTRDPLGNRRYWKMYEAACEYDLPIAIHFGGNQGPITGAGWPSYYIEDHGGMPQAFHTQVISFVMEGVFERFPTLKIVLIEGGFAWLPPLIWRLDATWEKLRVEVPDLKRKPSEYIRDHFWLSTQPMEEPPKREYFEQMLEQMDMDDKLMFATDYPHWDFDSPARALPSFLKPELRRKILADNARELYAFDKL; this is encoded by the coding sequence CCCATATTGCAAAGTCAGTTATTGATTGCGACATCCACAATTCTGTTCCCCCCGGCGGATTGTCTCCTTACCTATCTGAACGCTGGCAGGAGCACTACAAGACTTTCGGGCTCCGCGGCCGCATCGGCGGCTACTATCCGCGGGCACTCCTGAATGCCGCACGGCGGGATGCCTGGCCCCCCTCAGGACTCGCTCCGGGTGCAGATTTGGGGTTCATGCAGGAGCAATTGTTGGACGCATTCGATATTGAGTATGGCGTGCTTACCCCGCTTATGCCTGTGGGTGAACAGTTGAATCTTGAATTGGGTGCTGCACTTGCACGGGCAGTCAACGATTGGCAGGCCGCCGATTGGGTGGAAGTTGACCCACGCCTACGCGCCTCTATTGTCCCGCCTTATGAGGATGGAGATCTTGCGGCTGAGGAGGTCCATCGCTGCGGTCCCAACCCAGCGTTTGTTCAGCTCTTGCTCCTCGCACGGACGAGAGACCCGCTTGGAAATCGAAGATACTGGAAAATGTATGAAGCCGCCTGTGAGTATGACTTACCCATCGCTATCCACTTCGGAGGCAATCAGGGTCCCATTACAGGTGCCGGGTGGCCCTCCTATTACATTGAAGACCATGGCGGTATGCCACAAGCCTTTCATACCCAAGTCATCAGTTTCGTCATGGAAGGCGTGTTTGAGCGTTTCCCGACGCTCAAGATCGTCCTCATTGAAGGTGGATTCGCATGGCTCCCACCGCTTATCTGGCGACTGGATGCCACATGGGAGAAATTACGCGTGGAAGTACCAGACCTTAAACGGAAACCCTCGGAATACATCCGAGATCATTTCTGGCTCAGCACACAACCCATGGAAGAGCCACCGAAACGCGAGTATTTCGAGCAAATGCTTGAGCAGATGGACATGGACGATAAGCTCATGTTCGCCACAGATTATCCGCATTGGGATTTCGATTCTCCCGCCCGTGCGTTGCCCAGTTTCCTGAAACCGGAACTGCGTCGCAAGATATTAGCGGACAATGCCCGTGAACTCTACGCATTCGATAAACTGTAG